From a single Planctomycetota bacterium genomic region:
- a CDS encoding beta-lactamase family protein, with the protein MSRSLLRRALLAALVALTSVLSAPATFAQAVASASAEGLAPVIQPFVDSHGIAGAVVTVANRDKLLTLDVVGAADVATGQPMRPNTMFWIASQSKPITSTALMILVDEGKVNLDDPVEKYLPEFKGQMLEVKKAGGSKETELRPPKHPITVWNVLSHTSGLPFRSAAEVPTLDGLTLADAVKSYAQTPLTFEPDTKYAYSNAGINTAGRIIEVVSGLPFETFVDQRLFQPLGMTDTTFWPNEEQVARLAKSYKPNDDKTNLVEVKIGQLRYPLSDRTRHVMPAGGYFSTANDCVRLCQMVLNGGTFQGKRILSETAVKEMTRRQTAEGLNSYGLGWSVNGKNFGHGGAHATNMNVDTDRGLVTVFLIQAAGGFPTNGKECQGAFNRAVIERFGKK; encoded by the coding sequence ATGTCACGGTCATTGCTTCGTCGCGCGCTCTTGGCAGCCCTGGTTGCTTTGACCAGCGTGCTTTCCGCCCCCGCGACCTTTGCCCAGGCCGTCGCCTCGGCCAGCGCCGAAGGGTTGGCCCCGGTCATTCAGCCATTCGTCGACAGCCACGGCATCGCCGGCGCCGTCGTCACGGTGGCCAACCGGGACAAACTGCTGACGCTCGATGTGGTCGGCGCCGCCGATGTCGCCACGGGGCAGCCGATGCGGCCGAACACCATGTTCTGGATCGCGTCGCAGTCCAAGCCGATCACCAGCACGGCGCTAATGATCCTGGTGGACGAAGGGAAAGTGAACCTCGACGACCCGGTCGAGAAGTATCTTCCCGAGTTCAAGGGGCAGATGCTCGAAGTTAAGAAAGCGGGGGGCAGCAAAGAGACGGAACTTCGCCCGCCGAAGCATCCGATCACCGTGTGGAACGTGCTGAGTCATACCAGCGGCCTGCCGTTTCGCTCGGCCGCCGAAGTGCCGACGCTCGACGGGTTGACACTGGCCGACGCGGTGAAGAGCTACGCCCAGACGCCGCTCACGTTCGAGCCCGACACCAAGTACGCCTACTCGAACGCCGGCATCAACACCGCTGGACGCATCATCGAAGTCGTCAGCGGCCTGCCGTTCGAGACCTTCGTCGACCAGCGCTTATTTCAACCGTTGGGAATGACCGACACCACGTTCTGGCCCAATGAAGAACAGGTCGCGAGGTTGGCCAAGTCGTACAAGCCGAACGACGACAAGACCAACCTGGTCGAAGTCAAGATCGGCCAGTTGCGCTACCCGCTCAGCGACCGGACGCGGCACGTCATGCCCGCCGGCGGTTACTTCTCGACGGCCAACGATTGCGTCCGGCTCTGCCAGATGGTGCTCAACGGCGGCACGTTTCAAGGGAAGCGCATCCTCTCGGAAACGGCCGTCAAGGAAATGACTCGCCGGCAAACGGCCGAAGGGTTGAACAGCTACGGCCTGGGCTGGTCGGTGAACGGCAAGAACTTCGGTCACGGCGGCGCGCACGCCACGAACATGAACGTCGACACCGACCGCGGGCTGGTCACCGTGTTTCTGATTCAAGCCGCCGGCGGCTTCCCCACCAATGGCAAGGAATGCCAAGGGGCATTCAACCGGGCCGTGATCGAACGGTTCGGCAAGAAGTAG